The Clostridium bornimense genome includes a region encoding these proteins:
- a CDS encoding 2-hydroxyacyl-CoA dehydratase subunit D: MKERIKERYERNIKRIASSTLANFKCKAEEIPTINYFINILYDSFVEMKESDEEYIGTYCIMIPDEIIYGFGYRPLRLCASHSTAALVGDEIVPRDACPVIKASLAFQYMDILPIYKQCKCAIIPMTCEGKRKSAELMAEYLPVIPMPFYVSKNASNFEKNVYDIKGLIVTLENLSGRKFKAGKMLQAYKEINYAQEQAYILSSYLQMEDPPVDGSTVMLVLNSFCYSNPLLWGRNVEKLNKSIEEKLINREKRKNKKPRIYLAGSPISFPNYKVLLLLEQLGGQIVGDESCLSGRMLYDPVIPKDESEDSMIRALVARYISACTCPVFDDVEDRKRTLFEKVKKTEAEGIIYHVLRGCIPYDFELSMIEKEAKELDIPILRIETDFSEEDIEQLKIRFEGFVEMIEQRRREKNGKILSRV, translated from the coding sequence ATGAAAGAAAGAATAAAAGAGCGATATGAGAGGAATATAAAGCGAATTGCTAGCTCTACTTTAGCAAACTTTAAGTGTAAAGCTGAAGAGATTCCAACAATTAATTATTTTATTAATATACTTTATGATTCTTTTGTAGAAATGAAGGAAAGTGATGAAGAATATATTGGAACCTATTGTATTATGATACCTGACGAAATTATTTATGGCTTTGGATATAGGCCTTTACGACTTTGTGCTAGTCATAGTACAGCAGCTTTAGTAGGTGATGAGATTGTTCCAAGAGATGCATGCCCTGTTATAAAAGCATCTTTAGCTTTTCAATATATGGATATTTTACCTATATACAAGCAATGTAAATGTGCAATTATACCTATGACTTGTGAAGGAAAACGAAAAAGTGCAGAATTGATGGCAGAGTATTTACCTGTAATTCCAATGCCTTTTTATGTTTCTAAAAATGCTTCAAATTTTGAGAAGAATGTTTATGATATTAAAGGTCTTATTGTCACATTAGAAAATTTATCTGGAAGAAAATTTAAAGCAGGAAAAATGTTGCAAGCATATAAAGAGATAAATTATGCTCAAGAGCAGGCTTATATATTATCTAGCTATTTACAAATGGAAGACCCTCCTGTTGATGGGTCTACAGTAATGTTAGTTTTAAATAGTTTTTGTTATAGTAATCCATTATTATGGGGAAGAAATGTTGAAAAATTAAATAAGTCTATTGAAGAAAAATTAATAAATAGAGAAAAGAGAAAAAATAAGAAGCCTAGGATATACTTAGCTGGTTCACCGATAAGTTTCCCTAATTATAAAGTTCTATTATTATTAGAACAGTTAGGAGGTCAAATAGTTGGAGATGAATCATGCTTATCAGGAAGAATGTTATATGATCCTGTAATACCAAAGGATGAAAGTGAAGATAGTATGATAAGAGCATTAGTGGCAAGATATATATCTGCATGTACATGTCCTGTTTTTGATGATGTTGAAGATAGAAAGAGAACTCTATTTGAAAAGGTTAAAAAGACTGAAGCAGAAGGAATTATATATCATGTTTTAAGAGGATGTATTCCATATGATTTTGAGTTATCAATGATAGAAAAGGAAGCGAAAGAGCTAGATATACCAATTTTACGCATTGAAACCGATTTTTCTGAAGAGGATATTGAACAATTAAAAATCAGATTTGAGGGTTTTGTAGAAATGATAGAGCAAAGGAGACGTGAGAAAAATGGAAAAATATTATCTAGGGTTTGA
- a CDS encoding 4Fe-4S binding protein, with the protein MDKKSNLVPRKKIKKIQLFRTVIQGISTFILSYGAYILGENRGFYVPVFQCVYVNGKTANGICKSLTNINGFIEKINGTTLFYLLLMIGSILLLGKIWCGFICPFGFFQDILTIIRRKLKISPITISTKMRPIVKLCKWLVLICLIFGIGFCRLCPVKYIMMPLAGSFPGFNIAGIIIAGVVSGLCFMKESAFCEVCPLGTLMGLFNKVSAVRIKKSCAGCTRCRACVEVCPMGIESIYQIKNNPDVTHSDCIMCMKCIEACPEDKVLSLTFLRKKILVSKRRDKGNERKNKRAI; encoded by the coding sequence ATGGATAAAAAGAGTAACTTAGTACCTCGTAAGAAGATAAAAAAAATACAATTATTTAGAACTGTTATTCAAGGAATATCAACGTTTATATTATCTTATGGAGCATATATCTTAGGAGAGAATAGAGGTTTTTATGTGCCTGTTTTTCAATGTGTTTATGTAAATGGGAAAACAGCAAATGGAATATGCAAATCATTAACAAATATAAATGGATTTATTGAGAAGATTAATGGGACTACGTTATTTTATTTATTATTAATGATAGGAAGCATTTTATTATTAGGGAAAATTTGGTGTGGATTTATATGTCCATTCGGATTTTTTCAAGATATTCTCACTATAATTCGTAGAAAATTAAAAATATCACCTATTACTATTTCTACTAAGATGAGACCTATAGTTAAGCTCTGTAAATGGTTAGTATTAATATGCTTAATTTTTGGGATAGGCTTTTGTAGATTATGCCCAGTCAAGTATATAATGATGCCACTTGCTGGATCTTTTCCAGGGTTTAATATAGCAGGTATTATAATTGCCGGAGTTGTATCAGGATTGTGTTTTATGAAGGAAAGTGCATTTTGTGAAGTTTGCCCATTAGGTACTTTAATGGGGCTATTTAATAAAGTTTCTGCTGTAAGGATAAAGAAAAGTTGTGCAGGATGTACTCGCTGTAGAGCATGTGTTGAAGTTTGTCCAATGGGAATTGAATCTATATATCAAATAAAAAATAATCCAGATGTAACTCATTCAGATTGTATAATGTGCATGAAATGTATAGAAGCATGCCCGGAAGATAAGGTTTTATCATTAACTTTTTTAAGAAAGAAAATTTTAGTTTCTAAAAGGAGAGATAAAGGGAATGAAAGAAAGAATAAAAGAGCGATATGA
- a CDS encoding 2-hydroxyacyl-CoA dehydratase family protein, which translates to MPDTIREEINEYIEFISEAEFSEYCNYFKGIASNYLKNINNQNSIGITSVHYPEIFIRSCGGAPIYLTGGFEKIPDETEEIFPQISDTTTKTITNLLLNKELQLKDKLRAVLVYNNNDSNRKVKYYLEQEGYRVLFVSEEPFLLEKVPKRFKQDQRDIIRKLMSILKTVITKEKLLKSAETITKSHKLFKDIDNSILETKLKIFIKETYYLTDDIEEWQNEVEKLINKLPKNTKLNEKIFLTGSDIQFPNYKITSLLDENGIYRYKSNCYVPYPYDYSGLNKKLPLPLLLDQIYEIHYKNQYSNNMISRPNIEINEEIDAVIFHLLKGQLLSAYYAGKLEKNCMKKNISFLCIETDSTKADKEQIAIRIEAFSELLGINSFYDKRRERDESKMA; encoded by the coding sequence ATGCCAGATACAATAAGAGAAGAAATTAATGAATATATAGAATTTATCTCAGAGGCGGAATTTTCAGAGTATTGCAATTATTTTAAAGGTATAGCATCTAATTATTTAAAAAATATCAATAATCAAAATTCTATAGGCATAACATCAGTTCATTATCCAGAAATTTTTATCCGTAGTTGTGGTGGGGCACCTATATATTTAACAGGGGGCTTTGAAAAAATTCCTGATGAAACTGAAGAGATATTTCCACAAATATCAGACACTACTACTAAAACTATTACAAATTTGTTATTAAACAAAGAGCTGCAGTTAAAAGATAAATTAAGAGCAGTATTAGTATATAATAACAATGATTCTAATAGGAAGGTAAAATATTACTTAGAGCAAGAAGGTTATAGAGTATTATTTGTATCTGAGGAACCATTTTTATTAGAAAAAGTACCAAAAAGGTTCAAGCAAGATCAAAGAGATATTATAAGAAAATTAATGTCAATTTTAAAAACTGTAATTACTAAAGAGAAACTGCTAAAGAGCGCAGAAACTATTACTAAATCACATAAATTATTTAAAGATATTGATAATTCAATCTTAGAAACAAAATTAAAAATATTTATTAAAGAGACATATTATCTAACTGATGATATTGAAGAATGGCAAAATGAAGTTGAAAAACTAATAAATAAGTTGCCCAAAAATACTAAACTAAATGAAAAGATATTTTTAACTGGTAGTGATATACAATTTCCTAACTATAAAATCACTTCTTTATTAGATGAAAATGGTATATATAGATATAAAAGCAATTGCTACGTTCCGTATCCTTATGATTATAGTGGATTAAATAAAAAGTTACCATTGCCACTTTTATTAGATCAAATATATGAGATTCATTATAAAAATCAATATTCAAATAATATGATAAGCAGACCTAACATTGAAATTAACGAAGAAATAGATGCAGTAATTTTCCATTTATTAAAGGGACAATTATTATCAGCATATTATGCAGGGAAATTAGAAAAAAACTGCATGAAAAAGAATATATCATTTTTATGTATTGAGACGGATAGCACGAAGGCTGATAAAGAACAAATTGCTATAAGGATTGAAGCCTTTTCAGAATTATTGGGTATAAATTCTTTTTATGATAAAAGGAGGGAGAGAGATGAATCAAAAATGGCATAA
- a CDS encoding RICIN domain-containing protein, which translates to MLDVSESSTANGASVVQWTDNSGYNQQWIFVEVD; encoded by the coding sequence ATTCTAGATGTTAGTGAATCATCAACAGCTAATGGTGCATCAGTAGTTCAATGGACTGATAATAGTGGATATAATCAACAGTGGATATTTGTAGAAGTTGATTAA
- a CDS encoding RHS repeat-associated core domain-containing protein → MSGIIAKYIYNIFGRKIEEKVGDSVVKYIYDSNGNQLSKVETTYVDGTTTYEGITTYSYDVYNQLIEINTASGVHETYSYNSEGYRDSKTSNDKVIRYLYEGDKVILEVDGENSEKARSVYGSKLISRTINGENLYYLYNGQGDVNKLVNGEGKEVASYYYDAFGEIVESSGEADNPIRYAGYQYDEATGLYYLNARMYDPTVVRFLQEDTYTGDVKDPLSLNLYTYCHNNPLIYDDPTGHIIDTILDMV, encoded by the coding sequence ATAAGTGGTATTATAGCAAAATATATCTATAACATCTTTGGAAGAAAGATAGAAGAAAAAGTAGGAGATTCTGTAGTAAAATATATTTATGATAGTAATGGAAACCAATTATCAAAAGTAGAAACTACTTATGTAGATGGAACTACAACTTACGAAGGAATAACAACTTATAGCTACGACGTATATAATCAACTAATAGAAATAAATACAGCTAGTGGAGTTCATGAAACATATAGCTACAACAGTGAAGGATATAGAGATTCAAAAACATCTAACGATAAAGTAATAAGATACCTTTACGAAGGTGACAAAGTAATCTTAGAAGTAGATGGAGAAAATAGCGAAAAAGCTAGAAGTGTATATGGAAGTAAGTTAATCTCAAGAACAATAAATGGAGAAAACTTATACTACCTATACAATGGACAGGGTGATGTAAATAAGCTTGTAAATGGTGAAGGAAAAGAAGTAGCATCATACTACTATGACGCCTTTGGAGAAATAGTAGAAAGTAGTGGAGAAGCAGATAATCCAATAAGATACGCAGGATATCAATATGACGAAGCTACAGGATTATATTATCTAAATGCAAGAATGTATGATCCTACAGTGGTAAGATTTTTACAAGAAGATACTTATACTGGTGATGTTAAAGATCCGTTAAGCTTGAACTTATATACTTATTGCCATAACAATCCATTGATATATGATGATCCTACAGGACATATTATTGATACAATATTAGATATGGTATGA
- a CDS encoding Imm44 family immunity protein, which translates to MDLNINSPSYYKDIYGIDDEVYRMCREIRNFMKDKKYSDIIDIVAITPVIAPEDLDVDSKWRNSINYRIKYRVIDIRKSIDFDEYVKSDIDNKCRLIIKNILESVKAISRKGKLDYDRFQKDLLEFLEKEQYI; encoded by the coding sequence ATGGATTTAAATATTAATTCACCATCATATTATAAGGATATTTATGGTATTGATGATGAGGTTTATAGAATGTGTAGAGAAATAAGAAACTTTATGAAAGATAAGAAATATAGCGATATTATTGATATTGTAGCAATAACCCCAGTAATTGCACCAGAAGATTTGGATGTGGATTCTAAATGGAGAAATAGTATTAATTATCGAATAAAATATAGAGTAATTGACATTAGGAAAAGTATAGATTTTGATGAGTATGTTAAATCAGATATTGATAATAAATGTAGGTTAATTATTAAAAACATTTTAGAATCCGTAAAAGCTATTAGTCGTAAAGGGAAATTGGATTATGATAGATTTCAAAAAGATTTATTAGAGTTTTTGGAAAAGGAACAGTACATTTAG
- a CDS encoding RHS repeat domain-containing protein, with amino-acid sequence MLTQTDGKGNVTTYQYNVGNKVSKKISSGENEETYTYYGDGSLKTKVDRNSVVAEYIYDILGRKIEEKVGDSVVKYTYDNNNNILTITNSEGTTTRTYDELNSVTSKTVPYIGKTTYDYDVTEGIENLQDGYYGEITIDPKGNKVIKIYDKVGRLVEVRAGEDITKYSYYDNGSLQKVTLSNGYSEEYTYNEDNTLKLLENKNAEGTVIESFSYTYDGAKNILTKVDCKGITTYAYDSLNRLWKVTEPTGKVTSYTYDEAGNRASETVTESSKTTLNTYSYDGRNRLVSIRTSINNIISEMVEYTYDNNGNQLSKVETTYVDGTITYEGITTYSYDVYNQLIEINTASGVHETYTYNSEGYRDSKTSNGKVIRYLYEGDKVILEVDGDNNEKARSVYGSKLISRTINGENLYYLYNGHGDVTKLVNSKGKEVASYYYDAFGEIVESSGEADNPIRYAGYQYDEATGLYYLNARMYDPTVARFLQEDTYTGDVKDPLSLNLYTYCHNNPLIYDDPTGHILDTILDVVSIGYDIVELCKNPKSISNWVSLGADIGCALLPVATGGGAAVRAGSKAAKTASKGKKASKAAKAASKGKKASKAAKTVSKASKVKKTYSAAKKAKDTYKAVKNGVKSVSTVKDLATKGSKAIDAVKTVNKLEDLSKLDNIKNIDKISEITNKIDNVKDISNNLKNVDNLNNLPVKYENRLPVEYNEDFAKFQNDPLGYMKSNGIGGTKGGSNPKTMSWNEFQSANAGKYDNAGMSDAWKQYKDANGIGGKTTTIGSHGNSLSNLNTNYGYALVDKDTGEILKFGETIHPNTRYTQEFLDNNNATMKILESGSKADIHNWQHDMIVYYYNKYKMLPPLNKSRW; translated from the coding sequence ATGTTAACTCAAACTGATGGTAAAGGTAATGTTACAACTTATCAATATAATGTAGGAAATAAAGTATCTAAAAAGATAAGTAGCGGAGAAAATGAAGAAACTTATACTTATTATGGTGATGGTTCATTAAAAACTAAGGTAGATAGAAACAGTGTTGTAGCAGAATATATCTATGATATCCTTGGAAGAAAGATAGAAGAAAAAGTAGGAGATTCTGTAGTAAAATATACTTATGATAATAACAACAATATATTAACTATCACTAACAGTGAAGGAACTACAACTAGAACCTATGATGAGTTAAATAGCGTAACTTCAAAAACAGTACCTTATATAGGAAAAACTACTTATGATTATGATGTAACAGAAGGAATAGAAAACTTACAAGATGGATACTATGGTGAAATAACAATAGATCCAAAAGGAAATAAAGTTATTAAAATCTATGACAAAGTAGGAAGACTAGTAGAAGTAAGAGCTGGAGAAGATATTACAAAATATAGCTACTATGATAATGGAAGTCTTCAAAAAGTAACACTTTCAAATGGATATTCTGAAGAGTACACTTATAATGAAGATAATACATTAAAGCTATTAGAAAATAAAAATGCAGAAGGAACAGTAATAGAAAGCTTTAGCTACACTTATGATGGAGCTAAAAATATCTTAACAAAGGTAGATTGTAAGGGAATTACAACTTATGCTTATGATAGCTTAAACAGACTATGGAAAGTAACTGAACCAACAGGAAAAGTAACTAGCTACACTTATGACGAAGCAGGAAATAGAGCAAGTGAAACAGTAACAGAAAGTAGTAAAACAACATTAAATACATATAGTTATGATGGTAGAAATAGACTAGTTTCTATTAGAACGTCAATAAATAATATTATTTCTGAAATGGTAGAATATACTTATGATAATAATGGAAACCAATTATCAAAAGTGGAAACTACTTATGTAGATGGCACTATAACTTACGAAGGAATAACAACTTACAGCTATGATGTATATAATCAACTAATAGAAATAAATACAGCCAGCGGAGTCCATGAAACATATACTTATAATAGCGAAGGCTATAGAGATTCAAAAACATCTAACGGTAAAGTAATAAGATACCTTTATGAAGGTGATAAGGTTATTTTAGAAGTAGATGGAGACAACAATGAAAAAGCCAGAAGTGTTTATGGAAGTAAGTTAATCTCAAGAACAATAAATGGAGAAAACTTATACTACTTATACAATGGACATGGTGATGTAACTAAGCTTGTAAATAGCAAAGGAAAAGAAGTAGCATCATACTACTATGACGCTTTTGGAGAAATAGTAGAAAGTAGTGGAGAAGCAGATAATCCAATAAGATACGCAGGATATCAATATGACGAAGCTACAGGACTATATTATCTAAATGCAAGAATGTATGATCCAACAGTAGCGAGATTCTTACAAGAAGATACTTATACTGGTGATGTTAAAGATCCGTTAAGCTTGAATTTGTATACATATTGCCATAACAATCCATTGATATATGATGATCCTACAGGACATATTCTTGATACAATATTAGATGTGGTATCAATAGGATATGATATAGTAGAATTATGCAAGAATCCGAAAAGTATATCAAATTGGGTATCACTGGGGGCAGATATAGGATGTGCTTTATTACCAGTTGCAACAGGTGGAGGAGCGGCAGTAAGAGCAGGTTCAAAAGCAGCAAAGACAGCGAGTAAAGGAAAGAAAGCATCAAAAGCAGCAAAAGCAGCGAGTAAAGGAAAGAAAGCATCAAAAGCAGCGAAGACGGTGAGTAAAGCATCAAAGGTAAAAAAAACATATAGTGCAGCAAAGAAAGCAAAAGATACTTATAAGGCAGTAAAGAATGGCGTAAAATCAGTAAGTACAGTAAAAGATTTAGCAACTAAGGGAAGTAAGGCAATAGATGCAGTAAAAACTGTTAATAAGTTAGAAGACTTATCGAAGTTAGATAATATAAAGAATATAGATAAGATAAGTGAAATAACAAACAAAATAGATAATGTAAAAGATATAAGTAACAATTTAAAGAATGTAGACAACTTAAATAATTTACCTGTAAAATATGAAAATAGATTACCAGTAGAATATAATGAAGATTTTGCTAAGTTTCAAAATGATCCTTTGGGATATATGAAGTCTAATGGTATTGGTGGTACTAAGGGGGGAAGTAACCCTAAAACAATGAGTTGGAATGAATTCCAATCAGCAAATGCAGGTAAATATGATAATGCTGGAATGAGTGATGCATGGAAACAATATAAAGATGCTAATGGAATTGGAGGGAAAACTACAACTATAGGTTCTCATGGTAATTCATTATCAAATCTAAATACTAATTATGGATATGCTTTAGTTGACAAAGATACTGGAGAAATATTAAAATTTGGAGAGACGATACATCCGAACACTAGATATACACAAGAGTTTTTAGATAATAATAATGCTACAATGAAAATTTTGGAAAGTGGTAGTAAAGCAGATATACATAATTGGCAACATGATATGATTGTGTATTATTATAATAAATATAAAATGCTGCCACCATTAAATAAAAGTAGATGGTAA
- a CDS encoding CatA-like O-acetyltransferase — MGFNVIDLNTWDRKERFNHFFNNAKCTYSITVNIDITNLYNYTKTNKLRFYPTFTWIVSKVINNYKEFKMAFDEKGRLGFFDEIGPSYSVLNNKTKVMSDLYTSFNNVFANFYMDMENSLNKYKENANFTTKFQNNFFIVSCLPWFTYTSFNVNNEGSTPFLFPMVTWGKYFKEDNKIIMPLTIQVHHAVADGYHCSLFFSDVKEISLNPEKYLK; from the coding sequence ATGGGATTCAATGTAATTGATTTGAATACTTGGGATAGGAAAGAACGTTTTAATCATTTCTTTAATAATGCAAAATGTACATACAGTATAACTGTTAATATTGATATTACAAATCTTTATAATTACACAAAAACTAATAAGTTGAGATTTTATCCAACCTTTACATGGATTGTTTCAAAAGTTATAAATAATTATAAAGAGTTTAAAATGGCATTTGATGAGAAAGGTAGATTAGGATTTTTTGATGAGATTGGTCCAAGTTATTCTGTATTAAATAATAAAACTAAGGTAATGAGCGATTTATATACATCATTTAATAATGTATTTGCAAATTTCTACATGGACATGGAGAATAGTTTAAACAAATATAAAGAAAATGCTAATTTTACTACAAAGTTTCAAAATAACTTTTTCATTGTTTCGTGTTTACCTTGGTTTACCTATACATCTTTTAATGTAAATAATGAAGGAAGTACTCCTTTTTTATTTCCTATGGTAACATGGGGAAAGTATTTTAAAGAAGATAATAAGATCATTATGCCATTAACTATTCAAGTTCATCATGCAGTTGCTGATGGATACCACTGTTCATTATTCTTTTCTGATGTAAAAGAAATATCACTAAATCCAGAGAAGTATTTAAAATAA
- a CDS encoding GNAT family N-acetyltransferase produces the protein MGKIKFLNYSNGERFSENYQMLSHFFEKYTGNGLQENWHIGRLDWMLNHDYTNPELLPLIGMWVEEDEVVGVVIFDIDHPPVYFLCEPGYEHLYNDMYEYAEKTFKTDKWCENGYWVKTVIKDEDTVKVQFLKDKGFVMDGYPEDILELKCNANDKYNYSLPEGFSVATFDTEKNYEKYAELLYKGFDHEGEEEPDVTYDSVAFREPHWNDSLKILIKSSNGEWASHCGIWYTPGDETAYIEPVATIPKYRKKGLAKAAIYEAVNRCADLGAKRAIVISDMDFYYTIGFKKSSHYYQVAKYL, from the coding sequence ATGGGGAAAATTAAGTTTTTAAATTATTCGAATGGAGAACGATTTAGCGAAAATTATCAGATGCTTTCTCATTTTTTTGAAAAGTACACTGGAAATGGATTGCAAGAAAATTGGCATATTGGCAGACTTGATTGGATGCTCAACCATGATTATACCAATCCAGAATTATTACCATTAATAGGAATGTGGGTAGAAGAGGACGAAGTAGTAGGAGTAGTTATTTTTGACATTGATCATCCACCTGTCTATTTTCTATGCGAACCAGGATATGAACATCTTTATAATGACATGTATGAGTATGCTGAAAAGACATTCAAAACCGATAAGTGGTGTGAAAATGGATACTGGGTAAAAACAGTAATTAAAGATGAAGATACTGTAAAAGTACAATTTTTAAAAGATAAGGGATTTGTTATGGATGGTTATCCAGAGGATATCTTGGAGTTAAAATGTAATGCAAATGATAAATACAATTATTCACTTCCAGAAGGTTTTTCAGTGGCAACATTCGATACTGAAAAGAATTATGAAAAATATGCTGAATTGTTGTATAAAGGATTTGATCATGAAGGAGAAGAAGAACCTGATGTCACATATGATTCAGTAGCATTTAGAGAACCACATTGGAATGACTCACTAAAAATACTTATTAAGTCTTCCAATGGAGAATGGGCTTCACATTGTGGTATTTGGTATACACCTGGTGATGAAACAGCTTATATTGAGCCTGTCGCAACAATACCTAAATACAGAAAAAAAGGCCTGGCAAAAGCTGCAATCTACGAAGCAGTGAATCGATGTGCAGATTTGGGCGCTAAAAGAGCAATTGTAATATCTGATATGGATTTTTATTATACAATTGGATTTAAGAAATCTTCTCATTATTATCAAGTAGCAAAGTATTTGTAA
- a CDS encoding CD3324 family protein has product MKYRNASEILPDKLLREIQKYTSGEAIYIPQVKERQKWGEGSGARRYYEERNEKICEKFKVGISIEELAEEFNLSVETIRKIIYKK; this is encoded by the coding sequence ATGAAATATAGAAATGCTTCAGAGATATTGCCGGACAAGCTATTGCGAGAAATACAAAAATATACATCAGGGGAAGCAATTTATATTCCACAAGTGAAGGAAAGACAAAAATGGGGCGAAGGTTCTGGCGCTAGACGATATTATGAAGAAAGAAATGAGAAAATATGTGAAAAGTTCAAGGTAGGTATATCTATAGAGGAGTTAGCAGAAGAGTTCAATTTATCTGTGGAAACTATTAGGAAGATAATTTATAAGAAGTAG
- a CDS encoding SGNH/GDSL hydrolase family protein produces the protein MKVIIYGLDRSRKVIERNLRGNCEIVGYCDDFYRLGVYSDKNLIKLDEIKDTDFDYIIISSLSENRVEEINNKLIKAGIEKNKILKFFSVYKEQCTFLLDLPLKRSHRILSNMGNDIEGIILGISHGAIDINPKYLDKKFCNLAMPMQDLYYNLKQLKTLVYEYPEKAKNIKYAIIDMYTYTYFNYDISMTNNAVLYYENSGYREDEKHNFDNNKNFTGTIQEELDKRQEMYEKNQKISLQDKDKMYQLEIFNKLFDRNTMDVTFDYKDINIYKDYCVDFPLRKDREKIISDEEIEELKRTETPSSLQTFQFSKTLAENRTVFREILKLLNEINENIKIYLVLIPEYNERELYLQKQEKFWKESFYRTLEIFRENFKFTVLDFKDYKELYANRDYYYDSGHLNYKGSVEFTELLNNYIDY, from the coding sequence ATGAAAGTTATAATATATGGTTTGGATCGTAGTAGAAAAGTTATTGAAAGAAATTTAAGAGGTAATTGTGAGATAGTAGGATATTGTGATGATTTTTATAGATTAGGTGTTTATAGTGATAAAAACTTAATTAAATTAGATGAAATTAAAGATACTGATTTTGATTATATTATTATTTCATCATTGAGCGAGAATAGAGTAGAAGAAATAAATAATAAATTAATAAAAGCTGGAATAGAAAAGAATAAAATATTGAAGTTCTTTTCAGTTTATAAGGAGCAATGTACATTTTTATTAGATTTACCATTAAAGAGAAGTCATAGAATATTATCGAATATGGGAAATGATATTGAAGGTATAATTTTAGGAATAAGTCATGGTGCTATTGATATTAATCCCAAATATCTAGATAAGAAGTTTTGTAATTTAGCAATGCCAATGCAAGATTTATACTATAATTTGAAACAATTAAAAACTCTAGTTTATGAATATCCTGAAAAAGCTAAAAATATTAAATATGCTATTATTGATATGTATACATATACTTATTTTAATTATGATATTTCGATGACTAATAATGCAGTATTGTACTATGAGAACAGTGGTTATAGAGAAGATGAAAAGCATAATTTTGATAATAATAAGAACTTTACAGGAACAATTCAGGAAGAGTTAGATAAGAGACAAGAAATGTATGAAAAAAACCAAAAGATATCTTTGCAGGATAAAGATAAGATGTATCAATTAGAGATTTTTAATAAATTATTCGATAGAAATACAATGGATGTTACTTTTGATTATAAAGATATAAACATATATAAAGATTATTGTGTTGACTTTCCGTTAAGAAAAGATAGAGAAAAGATAATCAGTGATGAAGAAATAGAAGAATTAAAAAGAACTGAAACTCCAAGTAGTTTACAAACATTTCAATTTAGTAAAACGTTAGCTGAAAATAGAACAGTATTTAGAGAGATACTTAAATTATTAAATGAAATTAATGAGAATATAAAAATATATCTTGTGCTAATACCAGAATATAATGAAAGGGAATTATACTTGCAAAAGCAAGAGAAATTTTGGAAGGAAAGTTTTTATAGAACTTTAGAGATTTTCAGAGAAAATTTTAAGTTTACTGTGTTAGATTTTAAAGATTATAAGGAACTTTATGCTAATAGAGATTATTATTATGATTCTGGGCACTTAAACTATAAAGGATCAGTAGAATTTACTGAGTTACTTAATAACTATATAGATTATTAA